A section of the candidate division TA06 bacterium genome encodes:
- the hypB gene encoding hydrogenase nickel incorporation protein HypB, whose translation MAEIKILKNIMDENLSQAALNRQWFRSRKILALNLIASPGAGKTTFLEQTIKGLFPKFKLAVIEGDITGDHDAKRIEALGVPVVQINTEGGCHLDAHMIDSVLSSLDLNGLKLLFIENVGNLVCPAEFDLGEELKVVVLSTPEGHDKPAKYPLIFSEAQAVIINKTDLLKAVDFDIDQAEHDIRRLNPNVPIFRLSCKTGEGLDKWMEWLTSKGTGDR comes from the coding sequence ATGGCTGAGATAAAGATATTAAAGAACATCATGGACGAGAACCTGTCCCAGGCCGCCTTGAACCGGCAGTGGTTCAGGTCCCGGAAGATACTGGCGCTGAACCTGATCGCCTCGCCCGGGGCCGGCAAGACCACTTTTCTGGAGCAGACCATCAAGGGCCTATTCCCAAAATTCAAGCTGGCGGTGATCGAGGGGGACATCACCGGCGACCACGACGCCAAAAGGATCGAGGCCCTGGGAGTGCCGGTAGTCCAGATCAACACCGAGGGCGGCTGCCACCTGGACGCCCACATGATAGACTCGGTCTTAAGCAGCCTGGACCTGAACGGCCTGAAATTGCTGTTCATCGAGAACGTGGGGAACCTGGTCTGCCCGGCCGAGTTCGACCTGGGCGAAGAGCTGAAAGTGGTGGTGCTGTCCACCCCCGAGGGCCACGACAAGCCGGCCAAGTACCCGCTGATCTTTTCCGAGGCCCAGGCGGTGATCATCAACAAGACAGACCTGCTGAAGGCAGTGGACTTTGACATCGACCAGGCCGAGCATGACATCAGGCGGCTCAATCCGAACGTTCCGATATTCAGGCTTTCCTGCAAGACAGGGGAAGGCTTAGACAAATGGATGGAATGGCTCACATCGAAGGGAACAGGGGACAGATGA
- a CDS encoding DUF2130 domain-containing protein has translation MTEPTITCPQCGTVIKLNESLAGPLIESIRQESKKLLEKKDADIAKKEAAIRERETEMAKAQSAIEDNVADRIRQERVKIVAEESKKARHLAESDLQQKTKDLADLQEVLKQRDSKLAEAQKAQADLLKKQRELDDAKRELELTVEKRVQKGLTETRDKARTEVEEQFKLKVAEKEQTISSMQKQIEELKRKSEQGSQQLQGEVQELELENILRAKFPFDVIEPVPKGEHGGDVLQRVVSKTGQCCGVILWESKRTKGWSDGWLAKLREDQRMAKAEVAVLVSQVLPKGIESFDFIDGIMVAHPRVSLPVATMLRQSIIEIALARQAGEGQQTKMEMLYEYLTGTSFRRRVQAIVEAFSTMKEDLDKEKKVIIKQWAKRDEQIERVMQSTVGMYGDLQGIAGKTIPEIEGLDIKMLESPDPKLKDKGDENGKG, from the coding sequence ATGACAGAACCTACAATTACCTGCCCTCAGTGCGGGACAGTGATAAAGTTGAATGAATCTCTGGCTGGACCGTTGATAGAATCCATCCGCCAGGAATCTAAAAAGCTGCTTGAAAAGAAAGATGCAGATATAGCAAAAAAAGAAGCAGCAATACGTGAACGGGAAACGGAAATGGCTAAGGCCCAGTCGGCTATTGAAGATAACGTTGCTGATAGGATTAGACAGGAACGCGTGAAAATTGTTGCCGAGGAGTCTAAGAAAGCCCGGCATTTGGCGGAATCCGATCTTCAACAAAAAACAAAGGATTTGGCAGATCTTCAGGAAGTTCTTAAACAACGCGATTCAAAATTGGCCGAAGCCCAAAAAGCTCAGGCAGATCTTCTAAAAAAACAACGAGAGCTTGATGACGCAAAACGGGAACTGGAATTGACCGTTGAAAAGCGTGTGCAGAAGGGGCTTACCGAAACACGAGACAAGGCGCGCACCGAGGTTGAAGAACAATTCAAACTGAAAGTTGCGGAGAAAGAACAGACCATCTCTTCCATGCAAAAACAGATTGAGGAACTTAAACGCAAGTCCGAGCAGGGTTCACAACAGTTACAAGGCGAGGTACAGGAGCTAGAACTTGAAAATATCTTGCGTGCTAAGTTCCCGTTTGATGTTATTGAACCTGTACCCAAGGGCGAGCATGGTGGTGATGTTTTGCAACGGGTAGTTAGCAAAACGGGGCAGTGTTGTGGTGTTATCTTATGGGAATCAAAACGCACCAAAGGCTGGAGCGATGGTTGGCTGGCAAAACTGCGAGAGGATCAACGTATGGCTAAAGCGGAAGTTGCGGTTTTAGTAAGTCAGGTCTTGCCGAAAGGTATTGAATCTTTCGATTTTATTGACGGCATTATGGTGGCGCATCCTCGTGTTTCTTTGCCTGTTGCCACAATGCTGCGGCAATCAATAATTGAAATTGCTCTTGCCCGCCAAGCAGGTGAGGGTCAGCAAACCAAAATGGAAATGTTGTATGAATACTTGACAGGCACTAGTTTCCGTCGGCGGGTACAGGCAATCGTAGAAGCGTTTTCAACAATGAAAGAAGATTTAGATAAAGAAAAAAAAGTAATTATTAAGCAATGGGCCAAGCGGGATGAACAGATAGAACGGGTAATGCAGTCAACTGTCGGGATGTATGGTGACTTACAGGGGATTGCTGGGAAAACGATACCTGAAATAGAAGGTCTTGATATTAAAATGTTGGAATCACCTGATCCTAAATTAAAAGACAAGGGGGATGAAAATGGCAAAGGCTAA
- a CDS encoding N-acetylmuramoyl-L-alanine amidase translates to MKKTLYLLTTFCAMTASLAAQPRIDLVYPREGDNIGPVANSFIIGSVTPGSQLWVNGQKTDVNPNGAFLAYIPFSAGQFQIKLLAQKHGQSDSLIRRVNVAPRNIMIRPDSLAIVHGTITPGQELGVRTGDRIAVTFRGTPGRKASFSIGRGQGIPMEERIGRLEQDEKALAFSDSIAPDTLTLPGTYMGSYLVSGRDQWYCEKIYLYLVDTLGMMAVDSSESRVSTWPESLMVWAVTRDSVTVLKTGPDLGYEIFLPPGVNLELTGSAGENYRVKLAENKDAWVKKVSVAVKAWPGPMISAKLAVGRTFKKEERTLVRFSLSRACAYSAKASADGMSLKILVFGAQADMDWVRYDPQDKLVKDIRWRQVQNGEVELEIFLNQPLWGFDARYQQNNLEIEIKPRPRVQKNRPLAGIKIAVDAGHSPESGAVGPLRTLEKEVNWQISRRLGNLLKNAGAKVYYPREGDQQVGIYQRPARAAAWGADILVSIHNNASPDGVNPLEDSGFSTYYYQPFSRDLAMAVHRQFQKSLALPDHGFYYGNLVLCRATQMPSFLVEPTFIIVPREEALLLTADFQEKIAMSVFLGIREYMIFLVGR, encoded by the coding sequence ATGAAAAAAACATTATATCTGCTCACCACCTTCTGCGCCATGACCGCCTCCCTGGCGGCCCAGCCCCGGATAGACCTGGTCTATCCCCGGGAAGGCGACAACATCGGTCCGGTGGCCAATTCATTCATCATCGGCTCGGTCACTCCGGGCAGCCAATTGTGGGTCAACGGGCAGAAGACCGATGTCAATCCCAACGGGGCTTTCCTGGCTTACATCCCGTTCTCGGCCGGACAATTCCAGATCAAACTGCTGGCCCAGAAGCACGGACAGAGCGACAGCCTGATCCGGAGGGTGAATGTGGCGCCCCGCAATATCATGATCCGCCCCGACAGCCTGGCCATCGTGCATGGAACCATCACTCCCGGACAGGAGCTGGGGGTCCGGACAGGCGACCGCATCGCGGTGACTTTCCGGGGCACCCCGGGCCGCAAGGCCAGTTTTTCCATCGGCCGGGGGCAGGGCATTCCCATGGAGGAAAGGATCGGCAGGCTGGAGCAGGATGAAAAGGCGCTGGCCTTTTCCGACTCGATTGCTCCCGATACTTTGACCCTTCCCGGAACCTATATGGGAAGCTATCTGGTATCCGGCCGCGATCAATGGTACTGCGAAAAAATATACCTGTACCTGGTGGACACTTTGGGAATGATGGCGGTGGATTCTTCCGAATCCCGGGTCAGCACCTGGCCGGAAAGCCTGATGGTCTGGGCGGTAACCAGGGATTCGGTGACGGTGCTGAAGACCGGGCCCGATCTTGGATACGAGATATTCCTTCCCCCGGGGGTGAACCTGGAGTTGACCGGCAGCGCCGGGGAAAATTACCGGGTAAAGCTGGCGGAAAACAAGGACGCCTGGGTCAAAAAAGTCTCGGTGGCTGTTAAAGCCTGGCCGGGGCCGATGATCAGCGCCAAGCTGGCGGTGGGGCGCACGTTCAAAAAGGAAGAGAGGACGCTGGTCAGGTTCTCGCTTTCCCGGGCCTGCGCCTACAGCGCCAAAGCCTCGGCCGACGGGATGTCGCTAAAAATTCTGGTCTTCGGTGCCCAGGCCGACATGGACTGGGTGCGCTACGATCCCCAGGACAAGCTGGTCAAGGACATCCGTTGGCGGCAGGTGCAGAACGGCGAGGTGGAACTGGAGATCTTCTTAAACCAGCCCTTGTGGGGATTTGACGCCCGGTACCAGCAGAATAACCTGGAGATAGAGATAAAACCGCGCCCCAGGGTACAAAAAAACCGGCCTCTGGCCGGGATAAAAATAGCGGTGGATGCCGGGCATTCGCCGGAGAGCGGGGCGGTGGGGCCGTTACGGACACTGGAGAAGGAGGTCAACTGGCAGATATCCAGAAGGCTGGGGAATCTTTTGAAGAACGCCGGAGCCAAAGTTTATTATCCCCGGGAAGGCGACCAGCAGGTGGGCATCTATCAGCGGCCGGCCCGGGCGGCGGCCTGGGGCGCGGACATTCTGGTCAGCATCCACAACAATGCCTCGCCAGACGGGGTGAATCCCCTGGAGGACAGTGGCTTTTCCACTTACTATTACCAGCCGTTTAGCCGGGACCTGGCCATGGCGGTCCACCGCCAATTCCAAAAATCATTAGCCCTGCCCGATCACGGTTTTTATTACGGGAATCTTGTTTTGTGCCGGGCGACCCAGATGCCGTCCTTCCTGGTGGAGCCGACCTTCATCATAGTCCCCAGGGAGGAGGCCCTGCTGTTGACCGCGGATTTTCAGGAGAAGATAGCAATGTCTGTGTTCCTGGGCATCAGGGAATATATGATATTCCTAGTAGGAAGATAA
- a CDS encoding DUF2723 domain-containing protein: MQKETKIRLLTGLGVFLTAFIIYVKTMAATTSFWDCGEFIAISNILGIPHPPGYPLYAVIGRTTILMFRFLPEIAARINLLSPLFSAITVAFVYLLTVKLIVLWRGEPKDDLERLMLHLSGAVGAIFLAFAPTWWDNSVEAEVYGLAMFTMVLTVWLAMRWRDNMGQVGNRKVILLLAFLFGLGWASHMATLLAALPIFIFILLVDWKALMDWKIWLIGGVLFFLALTINAYLLVRSNLNPGINECAPRDWESMMYVLQRKQYEPFNFFQRKADFMYQFNHMFFRYFKWQFNVVSMALGIFGALMHLWEGEDKKLSTAALVLLVGGILLGVFQGSPLAAILIALAIVFGFFHLLKRRDKSFSLVGPAFLITGLGLVVYLNMGNPQPRDRDYIYAPCYLFFAVWIGMGTWRLMHLVRELLAKYAKEWTRYAIIALGVILLGVGLFNVKKYYHEKDRSNNWIPADYGYNILQSALPGGIIFTNGDNDTFPVWFVQEVWRVRKDVKIVNLSLGNTNWYLKQMRQSGVPMDISEYQIDQLQPLRTPDGQIFKISDIAVRLIIAANAGKKLSFAQVLAPPKEFAALVFGKDYQEKYPIYFAATVSDDNLTGLENYLSFEGMLYRILPDSSSKKQPNIQVTQNNLNNVYKMRGLTDPKVFKDENTQRLLGNYAVTYWNLGMALRRQADQARQKNRLQESKELQLQAVQQFEQANKIMPEESAGLNWLGVTYAELGEFPKALGYFRKVMEKDPANPYILMQLGMSFQQAGMPDSAEYYYKKGIQINPNFGEGYGRLYTFYLAQNNTAKAIATLEEWLARNPNDENARGELNKLKKSR, encoded by the coding sequence ATGCAAAAGGAAACCAAGATCAGGCTGCTCACCGGGCTGGGCGTGTTTTTGACGGCTTTCATCATTTACGTCAAGACCATGGCCGCCACCACTTCGTTCTGGGACTGCGGGGAGTTCATAGCAATATCCAACATCCTGGGCATTCCCCATCCCCCGGGATACCCGCTGTACGCGGTGATTGGCCGGACCACCATCCTGATGTTCCGCTTTCTGCCCGAGATCGCGGCCCGGATCAACCTGCTCTCCCCGCTGTTTTCAGCCATCACAGTAGCATTCGTCTATTTGCTTACTGTCAAGCTGATCGTGTTGTGGCGGGGCGAGCCCAAGGACGACCTGGAGAGGCTGATGCTGCACCTGAGCGGAGCGGTGGGCGCTATCTTCCTGGCCTTCGCCCCCACCTGGTGGGACAATTCGGTTGAGGCCGAGGTTTACGGACTGGCCATGTTCACCATGGTTCTAACGGTCTGGCTGGCCATGCGCTGGCGGGACAATATGGGGCAGGTGGGCAACCGCAAGGTGATCCTGCTTTTGGCCTTTCTGTTCGGACTGGGCTGGGCCAGCCACATGGCCACTCTGCTGGCGGCTCTGCCGATATTCATTTTCATCCTGCTGGTGGACTGGAAGGCCCTGATGGACTGGAAGATCTGGCTTATCGGAGGCGTGCTGTTCTTCCTAGCTCTGACCATCAACGCCTATCTGCTGGTGCGCTCCAACCTCAATCCGGGGATCAACGAGTGCGCCCCCAGGGATTGGGAGTCAATGATGTACGTGTTGCAGCGCAAACAGTACGAGCCGTTCAATTTCTTCCAGCGCAAGGCCGACTTCATGTACCAGTTCAACCACATGTTCTTCCGCTATTTCAAGTGGCAGTTCAACGTGGTCTCCATGGCTTTGGGCATCTTCGGGGCCCTGATGCACCTGTGGGAGGGCGAGGACAAGAAGTTATCCACCGCCGCCTTGGTGCTCTTGGTGGGCGGGATCTTACTGGGAGTATTTCAGGGCAGCCCCCTGGCCGCCATCCTGATCGCACTGGCCATCGTCTTCGGATTCTTTCACCTGCTCAAGCGCAGGGACAAAAGCTTTTCCCTGGTGGGGCCGGCCTTTTTGATCACCGGCCTGGGACTGGTGGTCTACCTGAACATGGGCAATCCCCAGCCCCGCGACCGGGATTACATCTACGCTCCCTGCTACCTGTTCTTCGCCGTCTGGATCGGGATGGGAACCTGGCGGCTGATGCACCTGGTTCGTGAGCTGTTGGCCAAATACGCTAAAGAATGGACCCGTTATGCCATCATTGCTTTGGGTGTGATCCTGCTGGGAGTGGGCTTGTTCAACGTCAAAAAGTATTATCACGAGAAGGACCGCTCCAACAACTGGATCCCGGCTGATTACGGCTACAACATCCTGCAGTCGGCCCTGCCCGGCGGTATCATCTTCACCAACGGCGACAACGACACCTTCCCGGTCTGGTTCGTGCAGGAGGTCTGGAGGGTCCGCAAGGACGTCAAGATCGTGAACCTTTCCCTGGGCAACACCAACTGGTATCTCAAGCAGATGAGGCAGAGCGGCGTGCCCATGGATATCTCGGAATACCAGATAGACCAGCTCCAGCCCCTGCGGACCCCGGACGGGCAGATATTCAAGATATCGGACATCGCGGTCCGGCTGATCATAGCAGCCAATGCCGGCAAAAAGCTTTCCTTTGCCCAGGTGCTGGCCCCGCCCAAGGAATTCGCCGCCCTGGTGTTCGGCAAGGATTACCAGGAGAAATATCCCATCTATTTCGCGGCCACGGTCTCGGACGACAATCTGACCGGACTGGAAAACTATCTCTCATTTGAAGGCATGCTTTACAGGATACTACCGGACAGTTCTTCCAAAAAGCAGCCCAACATCCAAGTGACACAGAACAACCTGAACAATGTCTACAAGATGCGGGGCCTGACCGATCCCAAGGTGTTCAAGGACGAGAATACCCAGCGGTTGCTGGGCAATTACGCGGTGACCTACTGGAATCTGGGCATGGCCTTGCGCCGTCAGGCTGATCAGGCCCGCCAGAAGAACCGGCTCCAGGAATCCAAGGAGCTTCAGCTTCAGGCTGTTCAGCAGTTTGAGCAGGCCAATAAGATAATGCCCGAGGAATCGGCCGGACTGAACTGGCTGGGGGTGACCTACGCCGAGCTGGGAGAATTCCCCAAGGCATTGGGCTATTTCCGCAAGGTGATGGAGAAGGACCCGGCCAACCCCTACATCCTGATGCAGCTGGGAATGTCGTTCCAGCAGGCCGGGATGCCTGATTCGGCCGAATACTATTACAAGAAAGGCATCCAGATCAACCCCAATTTCGGCGAGGGATACGGCCGGCTGTACACCTTTTACCTGGCCCAAAACAACACCGCCAAGGCCATCGCCACCCTGGAAGAATGGCTGGCCCGGAACCCCAACGACGAAAACGCCAGGGGCGAACTCAACAAGCTTAAAAAGTCCCGCTGA
- a CDS encoding aminoacetone oxidase family FAD-binding enzyme, whose translation MSKKEISIIGGGASGMMAAIAAARGGAKVRLWEKDHSLGRKLLATGNGRCNFTNRDLAPKHFHAQVPAVTDMVLAQFELQQTLEFFHELGIEYYCDARGRYFPRSNEAPSVLLALEREMERLRVEVRLHSEIVSIKKNKAGFLLHQRGESHQAQAMILTCGGAAAPQLGGGEGGYQLAGQLGHNITPLRPALASLELDGNWFHKLQGVRLDMDLTVLEGSKKILQLTDEGLFTKYGLSGPLALKSSRLLGEGRRQCFLNFVPGQTGPEMVSFLSKRTRSISSRPAQELFNGLLPQKIGQMLVRESKIDPEKDTARLLENEIKKLSMYLTAWPVKIKSVRPFKEAQVTVGGVDLHEVIPGTLGSKKIPGLYFAGELLDVDGDTGGYNLQWAWSSGYVAGKSAAAQA comes from the coding sequence ATGTCAAAAAAAGAAATATCGATAATAGGCGGCGGGGCCTCGGGAATGATGGCGGCCATTGCCGCCGCCCGGGGCGGGGCCAAAGTGCGGCTATGGGAGAAGGACCACTCCTTGGGCCGCAAACTTTTAGCCACCGGCAACGGTCGCTGCAATTTCACCAACCGCGACCTGGCCCCAAAACATTTCCATGCCCAGGTTCCGGCGGTGACCGATATGGTGCTGGCCCAGTTTGAATTGCAGCAGACCCTGGAATTTTTCCATGAGCTGGGGATAGAGTATTACTGCGACGCCCGGGGCCGCTATTTCCCCAGATCCAACGAAGCGCCCTCGGTGCTTTTGGCTCTGGAGCGGGAGATGGAGCGTTTGAGAGTGGAGGTCAGACTGCATTCAGAGATAGTGAGTATCAAAAAGAACAAGGCCGGATTTTTACTGCACCAGAGGGGGGAATCGCACCAGGCCCAGGCCATGATCCTGACCTGCGGCGGGGCGGCCGCGCCCCAGTTGGGGGGCGGGGAGGGCGGGTACCAGTTGGCCGGGCAGCTGGGGCACAACATCACTCCCTTGAGGCCGGCCTTGGCCTCATTGGAACTGGATGGTAACTGGTTCCACAAACTTCAGGGCGTACGGCTGGACATGGACCTGACCGTCCTGGAAGGCTCAAAAAAGATCCTGCAACTGACCGACGAAGGTTTGTTCACCAAATACGGCCTTTCCGGGCCGCTGGCCTTGAAAAGCAGCCGGCTGTTGGGGGAAGGACGCCGACAGTGCTTTTTGAACTTCGTTCCGGGGCAGACCGGACCGGAGATGGTATCCTTCCTGTCAAAACGGACCAGGAGCATCAGTTCCCGCCCGGCCCAGGAGTTGTTCAACGGCCTGCTGCCCCAGAAGATCGGCCAGATGCTGGTCCGGGAGTCCAAAATAGATCCGGAAAAAGATACCGCCCGTCTATTGGAAAACGAGATAAAAAAACTGTCAATGTACCTTACCGCCTGGCCGGTGAAGATAAAATCTGTCAGGCCGTTCAAGGAAGCCCAGGTGACAGTGGGCGGGGTGGATCTGCACGAGGTCATACCCGGGACGCTGGGGTCAAAAAAGATCCCCGGGCTTTACTTTGCCGGGGAGTTGCTGGATGTGGACGGAGATACCGGAGGATACAATCTGCAATGGGCCTGGAGTTCGGGTTATGTGGCGGGAAAGAGCGCGGCGGCCCAAGCTTGA
- the hypA gene encoding hydrogenase maturation nickel metallochaperone HypA has protein sequence MHELAITQSLFKIVLEQAQKAGAVKVSRINLKVGRLTGYVPEAVEMNFNLLASGTIVEGAGLKIEWVPVKVLCRDCQKESEQQDLGLGCAHCGSLNVQIAGGREMYIDSMEVDNG, from the coding sequence ATGCACGAACTGGCCATCACCCAGAGCCTTTTCAAGATAGTGCTGGAACAGGCCCAAAAAGCCGGGGCGGTAAAGGTCTCCCGGATTAATCTTAAGGTCGGCCGGCTTACCGGCTATGTGCCCGAGGCGGTGGAGATGAATTTCAATCTGCTGGCCTCAGGCACCATCGTCGAGGGGGCCGGGCTGAAGATAGAGTGGGTGCCGGTCAAAGTGCTTTGCCGGGATTGCCAAAAAGAATCGGAACAGCAGGACCTGGGGTTGGGCTGCGCCCATTGCGGCTCGCTTAACGTTCAAATAGCCGGGGGCCGGGAGATGTACATAGACAGCATGGAAGTGGACAATGGCTGA
- a CDS encoding SocA family protein, with amino-acid sequence MTMLFREDKATQTAARFLELGGGKMDIIKLVKLIYLAEREAIVRWGSPIIYDNYCSMRLGPVPSLTLNLINGTYDIVQPKYWQTYIAEREGHAIRLKKRKTPNDQLSRAEESLISEIYGKYGKMDKWKLSKYTHKLPEWKDPDGSSLPISISDILTSEGYNKDDINEIKNSIAAQAAAKALLG; translated from the coding sequence ATGACAATGCTATTCCGGGAAGACAAGGCCACCCAAACCGCCGCGCGATTTTTGGAATTGGGTGGCGGGAAAATGGACATCATTAAACTGGTGAAACTGATCTATTTGGCGGAACGCGAGGCTATCGTTCGCTGGGGCAGCCCCATCATCTATGATAATTACTGCTCAATGCGTTTAGGACCAGTGCCAAGCCTAACCTTAAATCTGATCAACGGTACTTATGATATCGTACAACCCAAGTACTGGCAAACGTACATTGCTGAACGTGAAGGTCACGCAATACGATTAAAGAAGAGAAAAACGCCGAATGACCAATTATCCCGTGCCGAAGAATCCCTTATTAGCGAAATATATGGCAAATACGGGAAGATGGATAAATGGAAACTCAGCAAATATACCCATAAATTACCGGAATGGAAAGACCCCGATGGCTCAAGCCTGCCAATATCAATAAGCGATATATTGACCTCAGAGGGTTACAACAAAGATGATATTAATGAAATTAAAAATTCAATAGCTGCACAGGCAGCAGCGAAAGCTCTACTAGGTTAA
- the rlmN gene encoding 23S rRNA (adenine(2503)-C(2))-methyltransferase RlmN yields the protein MKTKTSLAGRSAQELQELLAPLGFKAFQVKQLMTWIYQKNVSGFSAMTDLSQDLRIRLGENFSLHELSIARKVSSRDGTTKLLLQVGDGQQVESVVITAPGRLTACISSQAGCRLACAFCATGRMGLVRNLEASEIVDQLCLLQELSPEHRITNVVFMGMGEPMENYDQALKAARIINSHQGFNLGARHITISTSGLVPGILRLMNEPEQFKLAISLNAADDKVRSRLMPINKKYPLKTMLEAVKKYSHKKGKLVFFEYILLEGVNDSLEDAENLSRLLKNIPGKINLITYNPGGREETLQPSSVEARRAFYDKLCQLGVAVTFRASKGQDIKAACGQLKAATSS from the coding sequence ATGAAAACAAAAACATCATTGGCCGGGCGTTCAGCCCAGGAACTACAGGAACTGCTGGCCCCGCTGGGTTTCAAAGCCTTTCAGGTGAAACAACTGATGACCTGGATCTACCAGAAGAACGTCTCTGGTTTTTCGGCCATGACCGACCTGTCCCAGGACCTGCGGATCAGGCTGGGGGAAAACTTCAGCCTGCACGAACTGTCCATTGCCCGCAAAGTGTCCTCCCGGGACGGCACCACCAAACTGCTGCTGCAGGTCGGCGACGGCCAGCAGGTGGAATCCGTGGTCATCACCGCCCCCGGACGCCTGACCGCCTGCATCTCCTCCCAGGCCGGCTGCCGGCTGGCCTGCGCCTTCTGCGCCACCGGCAGGATGGGACTGGTCCGCAACCTGGAGGCCTCCGAGATAGTTGACCAGCTGTGCCTGCTGCAGGAGCTTTCGCCGGAGCACAGGATCACCAATGTGGTCTTCATGGGGATGGGCGAGCCGATGGAAAACTACGACCAGGCGCTAAAGGCCGCCCGGATCATCAACTCCCACCAGGGGTTCAACCTGGGGGCCCGGCACATCACCATCTCCACCTCCGGGCTGGTGCCGGGGATCCTGCGGCTGATGAATGAGCCGGAGCAGTTCAAGCTGGCCATTTCACTGAACGCCGCCGACGACAAGGTTCGCAGCCGCCTGATGCCCATCAATAAGAAATATCCCCTAAAGACGATGCTGGAGGCGGTAAAGAAATACAGCCACAAGAAGGGCAAGCTGGTCTTCTTTGAATACATCCTGCTGGAGGGTGTAAACGACAGCTTGGAGGACGCGGAGAACCTGTCCCGGCTGTTAAAGAACATCCCCGGCAAGATCAACCTGATCACCTATAACCCGGGGGGCCGGGAAGAGACCCTGCAGCCGTCGTCGGTGGAGGCCAGGCGCGCCTTTTACGACAAACTCTGCCAGCTGGGCGTGGCGGTGACCTTCCGGGCCAGCAAGGGCCAGGACATCAAGGCGGCCTGCGGGCAGTTGAAGGCGGCAACAAGTTCCTGA
- a CDS encoding tyrosine recombinase, protein MIESFIKYLKTERNLADNTLEAYRRDVSQLFIFLKHQDPQKVERNHIRRYLGWLQQQGMDKRTLGRKLSAIKAFFKYALRESAITANPLLGLRSPKLDKKLPGFLSQPQVIQAVESNQGDPADKIRDDAVMELLYGSGLRSSELLGLMPRDLDLPNLQVKVKGKGGKERIVPLTRASAAVLKQLLAGLARRRVQQPEGGREEEGFMFLGRNGKQLTRRQLQRIVKARIRLSDYGGKASPHALRHSFATHLLDRGADLKAVKELLGHASLSTTQIYTHVTVDRLKKVYKQAHPRAEDED, encoded by the coding sequence ATGATCGAAAGTTTCATAAAATACCTTAAGACCGAGCGCAACCTGGCGGACAACACCCTGGAAGCCTACCGCCGGGATGTCAGCCAGCTGTTCATCTTCCTTAAGCACCAGGATCCCCAAAAGGTGGAGCGCAATCACATCCGGCGGTACCTGGGCTGGCTGCAGCAACAAGGGATGGACAAGCGAACCCTGGGGCGGAAACTTTCAGCCATCAAGGCTTTCTTCAAATATGCCTTAAGGGAGTCGGCCATCACGGCCAACCCGCTGCTGGGCCTGCGTTCTCCCAAGCTGGACAAGAAGCTCCCCGGCTTTCTATCCCAGCCCCAGGTCATTCAAGCAGTGGAATCCAACCAGGGTGATCCCGCCGATAAGATCCGCGATGATGCCGTGATGGAGCTTTTGTATGGCAGCGGCCTGCGCTCCTCGGAACTGCTGGGCCTGATGCCCAGGGATCTGGATCTGCCAAACTTGCAGGTCAAGGTAAAAGGCAAGGGAGGCAAGGAGCGGATAGTGCCCCTGACTCGGGCTTCGGCGGCGGTTCTCAAACAACTGTTGGCAGGGCTTGCCCGCCGAAGGGTGCAACAGCCCGAAGGCGGGAGGGAGGAAGAAGGTTTTATGTTCCTGGGCAGGAACGGAAAACAGCTGACCAGGCGGCAGCTGCAGAGGATAGTAAAGGCCAGGATCCGTCTTTCCGACTACGGCGGCAAGGCCAGCCCCCATGCCCTGCGCCATTCATTTGCCACCCACCTGTTGGACCGGGGGGCGGACCTGAAGGCGGTCAAGGAACTGCTGGGCCACGCCAGCCTTTCCACCACCCAGATCTACACCCATGTGACGGTGGACCGGCTGAAGAAGGTCTACAAGCAGGCGCATCCCAGGGCTGAGGACGAGGATTGA